From Allofrancisella guangzhouensis, a single genomic window includes:
- the iglH gene encoding type VI secretion system baseplate subunit TssF/IglH, whose protein sequence is MDTKFKDLQSKEQLYHHLESDKYNKDDILESPDLKAIIDAVEYTVQRSTQSIRDFLLQKRFNLFYSYYPYFFQHVPNHAIVEVATNQNDKFIDLELGEEFVLKLDDKKFRFQAAIPFILSPFQVTNCYIDKCVINIELDAIKPFRIDRNRFLLSTNPLVMKNYQIYHLINTLREYKAAKMTLFSHQLNKPISTPVFLNFDLKLNIGITQEIILKALTQAVFSNFYIEFENLPEDYLFYKIFLEIEIPEANNISKPLVSNSIKTNLLPVFNLFEDYAMKINCDYTQESYGIRHLDGPNEYVPTKLYNVEYNKQTAYHSHLKLSDAKSYDLIFEPSGHMRISFLNPSLEELSDSNEIVINAQWTQTTSADVEKKNYTFLPLSRSIGSLKFNIIHSYGFRRNQLLERAENILKVLNIINATGLDIDTFNTLVSLITNQDIYAIEFIKENLISIESNGEFAYVIFIRTDLCKPEFIFCADLVHMFLATHLSKRIGAQVNFQIKVI, encoded by the coding sequence ATGGACACTAAATTTAAAGATCTTCAGTCAAAAGAACAGTTATACCATCATCTAGAATCAGATAAATATAATAAAGATGATATCTTAGAATCACCAGATCTAAAGGCTATTATAGATGCTGTAGAATATACAGTGCAACGTTCTACGCAAAGTATTAGAGATTTTTTATTACAAAAAAGATTTAATTTATTTTATAGCTACTATCCTTACTTTTTCCAACATGTACCAAATCATGCGATAGTAGAAGTAGCTACAAATCAAAATGATAAGTTTATAGATTTAGAGCTAGGTGAAGAATTTGTATTGAAGTTAGATGATAAAAAATTTAGGTTTCAGGCTGCTATACCTTTCATATTATCACCTTTTCAAGTAACAAATTGCTATATAGATAAATGTGTTATTAACATCGAACTTGATGCAATTAAACCTTTTAGGATTGATAGAAATCGCTTTTTGCTAAGCACTAATCCTTTAGTTATGAAAAACTATCAAATTTATCATCTTATAAATACTTTAAGAGAATATAAAGCAGCAAAGATGACACTATTCTCACATCAGCTGAATAAACCTATATCTACCCCTGTTTTCTTAAATTTTGACTTAAAACTTAACATTGGAATAACTCAAGAAATCATTTTGAAAGCGCTCACTCAAGCAGTATTTAGTAACTTTTATATAGAGTTTGAAAATTTACCAGAAGATTATCTTTTTTATAAAATCTTTTTAGAAATAGAAATTCCAGAAGCTAATAATATATCCAAACCTTTAGTTTCCAACAGTATAAAAACTAACCTACTACCCGTTTTTAACCTATTTGAAGATTATGCGATGAAAATTAATTGTGATTATACCCAAGAAAGCTATGGGATAAGACATTTAGACGGACCTAATGAATATGTTCCAACAAAATTATATAACGTTGAATACAATAAACAGACTGCTTACCATAGTCATCTGAAACTTAGCGACGCAAAGAGTTATGACTTGATATTTGAACCTTCTGGACATATGAGAATATCCTTCTTAAACCCTTCACTGGAAGAGCTTTCTGATTCTAATGAAATAGTTATAAATGCCCAATGGACACAGACAACCTCTGCTGATGTTGAAAAAAAAAATTATACATTTTTACCTTTGAGTAGAAGTATTGGTAGTCTGAAATTCAACATAATTCATAGTTACGGTTTTAGAAGAAATCAACTTTTAGAAAGAGCAGAAAACATCTTAAAAGTATTAAATATCATTAATGCTACAGGTCTTGACATTGATACCTTTAATACACTAGTTTCTCTTATAACAAACCAGGACATATATGCTATAGAGTTTATTAAAGAGAATCTTATAAGTATTGAGTCAAATGGTGAGTTTGCGTATGTAATATTCATAAGAACCGACTTATGTAAACCTGAGTTTATTTTTTGCGCGGATTTAGTACATATGTTTCTTGCTACACATCTTTCTAAAAGAATAGGTGCTCAAGTTAATTTCCAAATTAAAGTGATATAA
- a CDS encoding glycosyltransferase family 39 protein, whose product MRKLLSQNKIIITTYFSLYLIIWVGLSLLIYDANALPIDVAENIAWSKHLQIAFDKHPFLGAFFIKLVLPFSPSTMVANLLASSICLLVTLLYTYKVTKLFMSKNESIVIIILSSCGGIYTALNFVDYSQNSIVLPFWVMSCYYFTLAMRSNKVIYWITLGLVCALGLYAKLEMGLIILCLALYLVFNYKREYLSKVFISFWIFIVSLIPLIWWLFYTNFALINYALNRYSGLRATDHNIIINFLLAQLNNLSTIGIIAVPILCILILLKIGMFKIEKNIEITFFKRLRQPLVCYGIYPLLFFFALQTYKVHIEYGWLIPIMSLTLPAMFYLLNIKIRELSLRKIVYVVLCFQILIFIVYNLFGYFTPMKDPRTLSNHVALKAEEFWQQNENQPLTNVIGYFSIYITPFISDIATAHRSFEDTRIPTNTVSLGVLSDCNTKDNDAYLKSLGYTVGKQECITIDRVGRYSKQKQNFTLYILEKS is encoded by the coding sequence ATGAGAAAATTATTGTCACAAAATAAAATTATAATCACTACCTATTTTTCCCTTTATCTGATTATCTGGGTTGGACTAAGCCTTTTGATATACGATGCAAACGCACTACCTATAGATGTCGCAGAAAATATAGCTTGGTCAAAACATCTGCAAATAGCCTTTGATAAACATCCATTCTTAGGGGCATTTTTTATAAAGTTAGTATTGCCTTTTTCACCCTCTACTATGGTAGCAAATTTATTAGCTAGCAGTATTTGTTTGTTAGTGACTCTACTTTACACTTATAAAGTAACTAAGCTTTTTATGTCAAAAAATGAGTCTATTGTTATCATTATACTCAGTAGCTGCGGAGGTATTTACACAGCTTTAAATTTTGTTGACTATAGTCAAAATTCTATAGTTTTGCCATTTTGGGTAATGTCTTGCTATTATTTCACTTTAGCCATGAGAAGCAATAAAGTTATTTATTGGATTACACTTGGCTTGGTATGTGCACTAGGGTTATATGCTAAGCTAGAAATGGGGTTAATTATTTTATGTTTAGCACTTTATCTAGTTTTTAATTACAAAAGAGAGTATTTGAGTAAAGTTTTTATTTCTTTTTGGATTTTTATAGTTAGCTTAATTCCACTTATTTGGTGGTTATTTTATACAAACTTTGCTTTGATAAATTACGCATTAAATAGATACTCTGGACTACGTGCAACAGATCATAATATTATAATCAACTTTTTATTAGCACAGTTAAATAACTTATCTACAATTGGTATTATCGCTGTTCCAATATTATGTATTTTGATTTTATTAAAAATAGGTATGTTCAAAATAGAAAAAAACATCGAAATAACTTTTTTTAAAAGGTTAAGACAACCTTTAGTTTGCTATGGCATATATCCTTTATTATTTTTCTTTGCTTTACAAACTTATAAAGTTCATATCGAATATGGCTGGTTAATTCCAATTATGTCGCTGACTTTGCCAGCTATGTTTTATTTGTTGAATATTAAAATAAGAGAATTATCATTAAGAAAGATTGTATATGTAGTACTTTGTTTCCAAATTTTGATTTTTATAGTATATAACTTGTTTGGCTATTTCACACCGATGAAAGATCCTAGAACATTGTCAAACCATGTAGCACTAAAGGCAGAAGAATTTTGGCAACAAAATGAAAACCAGCCATTGACAAATGTTATAGGATATTTTTCTATATACATTACACCTTTTATTTCAGACATCGCGACTGCACATAGAAGCTTTGAAGATACCAGAATTCCAACGAATACTGTTTCACTTGGTGTCCTTTCTGACTGTAATACCAAAGATAATGATGCTTATCTTAAATCTCTCGGCTATACGGTAGGTAAACAAGAGTGTATAACTATAGATAGAGTTGGTAGATACTCTAAACAAAAGCAGAATTTCACATTATACATTTTAGAAAAAAGTTAG
- the tssK gene encoding type VI secretion system baseplate subunit TssK, with translation MQQINWHLGQAVLPEHFTLSQRFSNERNIHLCQVNSATDFYGLAELKIDESLFDKNIFRIVSLLYITLTSECIHYQHSNFPKALELNLNTIDSTIAEIVVQVDKKPLVEYIKDGNTKIQTKLPNISVSVNPEKIDELSSFKVLTLNKLADGKWIIGEFLPPILTTKVYNFNLVVEKLSNLLQITLSYLLNEKIANSAMSAVKLMLLNNVTHSCSQLQYYIWQLAYSKYSPVFIFHAAQNIYSCLLQYQEIAQIDYTLVYKHEKPLESFQRLITATLEKILHTKAIEYKIFKPIENLLSTGVIEFEALNRKKHYLVVRKPTQEYSYSLSAIKLTSPNRIEHVNKYAMVGLKLSKLNFNPLPMSSVDKYCDIYEILPSREWDYILSEQVISLLNNKDVSDLKFVYYYV, from the coding sequence ATGCAACAAATAAATTGGCACTTAGGACAAGCTGTTTTACCCGAGCATTTTACACTATCACAGCGCTTTTCAAATGAGCGTAATATACACCTATGTCAGGTTAATTCTGCTACAGATTTTTATGGTTTAGCAGAACTTAAAATAGATGAATCTTTATTTGACAAAAATATTTTTAGAATAGTGTCTTTACTATATATAACGCTTACTTCTGAATGCATTCATTATCAGCACTCAAACTTCCCTAAAGCCTTAGAGTTAAATTTAAATACTATAGATTCAACTATAGCCGAAATTGTTGTGCAGGTTGATAAAAAACCTTTGGTAGAGTACATTAAGGATGGTAACACAAAAATTCAAACAAAACTTCCAAATATTTCTGTAAGTGTGAATCCAGAAAAAATAGATGAATTATCTAGTTTCAAAGTGCTAACATTAAATAAATTAGCGGATGGTAAGTGGATAATTGGAGAGTTTCTACCACCTATTTTAACTACAAAAGTTTATAACTTTAACTTAGTGGTTGAAAAATTAAGTAACTTATTACAAATAACACTCTCATATCTTTTAAATGAAAAAATAGCTAACTCAGCGATGTCTGCTGTTAAACTTATGCTATTAAATAACGTTACACATAGTTGCAGTCAGCTTCAGTATTATATTTGGCAATTAGCATATAGTAAATATTCTCCTGTATTTATATTTCATGCTGCTCAAAATATATATTCGTGTTTGCTGCAATACCAGGAAATTGCCCAAATAGATTATACTTTAGTTTATAAACACGAGAAACCTCTAGAAAGTTTTCAGCGTCTAATTACAGCAACACTTGAGAAAATATTACATACAAAAGCTATAGAGTATAAGATTTTCAAGCCAATAGAAAATTTACTATCTACTGGTGTTATAGAGTTTGAGGCTTTAAATCGTAAAAAGCATTATTTAGTTGTGCGTAAACCAACACAAGAGTATAGCTACTCGCTTTCTGCAATTAAACTAACTTCTCCAAATAGAATTGAACATGTAAATAAATATGCCATGGTTGGTTTAAAGCTTTCTAAGTTAAACTTTAATCCTTTACCTATGTCGAGTGTTGATAAGTATTGTGATATATATGAAATCCTACCATCAAGAGAGTGGGACTATATCCTTAGTGAGCAGGTAATATCTTTGCTAAACAATAAAGATGTAAGTGATCTAAAGTTCGTTTATTACTATGTATAG
- the dtd gene encoding D-aminoacyl-tRNA deacylase → MISIIQRVSSASILVNNEIIAKINQGILALVCVEKEDDSKVFNKITDKILKYRIFEDAADKMNLSLQDICGGIILVPQFTLAANTTKGNRPSFSDGCPAAIAKDKFENLLQIFRDKYPNTQSGIFGADMKVSLINDGPVTFSFKV, encoded by the coding sequence ATGATTAGCATTATTCAAAGAGTTAGCTCTGCTAGTATTCTAGTAAATAATGAAATTATAGCTAAAATAAATCAAGGCATTTTAGCTCTGGTATGTGTTGAAAAAGAAGATGATAGTAAAGTTTTTAATAAAATAACTGATAAAATCCTAAAATACCGTATATTTGAAGATGCTGCTGACAAGATGAACTTATCACTACAAGATATTTGTGGAGGAATTATCCTAGTTCCACAGTTTACCTTAGCAGCTAATACCACTAAAGGTAATCGTCCTAGCTTTAGTGATGGTTGTCCTGCTGCTATTGCTAAGGATAAATTTGAAAATTTATTACAAATATTTAGAGATAAATATCCAAACACACAATCAGGTATATTCGGAGCTGATATGAAAGTTTCATTAATAAATGATGGTCCCGTAACTTTTAGTTTTAAGGTGTAA
- a CDS encoding DotU family type IV/VI secretion system protein: MHQDIIEIFITINFFIENYNSDTQMQDTIAFRDEIITKTNNIHNTVYQEHGERASFYIAFAIYSYCDEMVNKINFKTDSGITNWHLLQEEVYQRNDGGDYFFEIVESILDNPVFPKVVAQVLYLILALGFKGCYIGLQTEIDKYKNKLSVILPDQDVGDINFPTFNSPDSKFRKTYKTRLFRGIFLANICFPIFAYFGILLIR, encoded by the coding sequence ATGCATCAAGACATTATAGAGATTTTTATTACTATAAACTTTTTTATAGAAAATTATAACTCAGACACACAAATGCAGGATACTATAGCTTTTCGTGACGAAATAATTACTAAAACAAATAATATACATAACACGGTCTACCAAGAGCATGGCGAGAGAGCTAGCTTTTACATAGCTTTTGCAATATATAGTTATTGTGACGAAATGGTTAATAAAATAAATTTTAAAACAGATAGTGGTATTACCAATTGGCATTTACTCCAAGAAGAGGTTTACCAGCGAAATGATGGTGGCGACTATTTTTTTGAAATAGTAGAAAGCATTCTTGATAATCCTGTATTTCCTAAAGTAGTAGCTCAGGTTTTATACTTAATATTAGCGTTAGGATTTAAAGGCTGCTATATCGGCTTACAAACTGAAATAGATAAATATAAAAATAAACTTAGTGTGATATTGCCTGATCAGGATGTAGGCGATATTAATTTTCCAACATTTAATAGTCCAGATAGTAAATTTAGAAAAACTTATAAAACACGACTCTTTAGAGGTATATTTTTGGCAAATATTTGTTTTCCTATTTTTGCTTATTTTGGCATATTGCTTATTAGATAG
- the tssC gene encoding type VI secretion system contractile sheath large subunit, translating into MSEITAIEIKDEINLSRLFSSLSLETTENILQKVNYEYVTDSNNQTDITTDDVLRLAAGLSAIFANAKNEDMNLYNKHLTRNVINRIDSIIEEQVNDIIHNEKFKALEKQWLSINEIYLDKPNDAPVKLSILDVSKEELLDDFETNAVDISSSDMFKKLYVSEYDQYGGEPYGTMIGLYEFQNTHDDINWLSLMGKIATASHAPFIAAVSPKFFGCETAEDLADIKNLGALMEHPKYGKWNNFRKTEQAAYIGLTVPQFLLRAPYHPDNNPTIGKYIKNFKEKIINPLSNQEYTWGNSSVLFAKNLMRAFKITGWCQSIRGPRSGGTVEGLPAHTFNIRGYEELKVPTEFVIPDYRELEFANAGFMPFVYKKGTSEGCFFSVNSLKMVQEYKDPKDSENSQLIANISYTYSITRLAHYIKMIMRDRIGSSATKEAITNTLSSWINSYVTTVPNPTDLTKSYFPFKAAEISVEPIEGKIGWYKANIAILPHVQFEGMDVELSVDARLNS; encoded by the coding sequence ATGTCTGAAATTACAGCAATAGAAATAAAGGATGAAATTAACCTATCAAGGTTATTTTCTAGTTTAAGTTTAGAAACAACGGAAAATATTCTACAAAAAGTTAACTATGAATATGTTACTGACTCAAATAATCAAACGGATATAACAACAGATGATGTTCTAAGACTTGCTGCAGGTTTATCTGCTATTTTTGCAAACGCAAAAAATGAAGATATGAATCTTTATAATAAGCATTTAACTCGTAATGTTATTAATCGTATTGATAGCATAATTGAAGAGCAGGTAAATGATATTATCCATAATGAAAAATTTAAAGCTCTTGAGAAACAATGGTTATCTATTAATGAAATTTACTTAGATAAACCAAATGACGCTCCTGTTAAACTTTCAATTTTAGATGTTTCAAAAGAAGAGTTATTAGATGACTTTGAAACTAATGCTGTTGATATTTCATCCAGTGATATGTTTAAAAAATTATATGTGAGCGAATATGACCAATACGGTGGAGAACCTTACGGTACAATGATTGGCTTGTATGAATTCCAAAACACACATGATGACATAAACTGGTTATCTCTAATGGGTAAAATAGCTACAGCATCACATGCTCCATTTATAGCAGCAGTTAGTCCTAAATTTTTCGGCTGTGAAACAGCTGAAGATTTAGCAGATATCAAAAATTTAGGTGCACTTATGGAACATCCTAAATATGGGAAATGGAACAATTTCCGTAAAACAGAGCAAGCTGCATATATTGGTTTAACGGTACCACAGTTCCTACTAAGAGCTCCATATCACCCAGATAATAATCCAACTATTGGTAAGTATATTAAAAATTTTAAAGAAAAAATAATAAATCCGCTTTCAAATCAAGAATACACCTGGGGTAACTCATCTGTACTATTTGCTAAAAATTTAATGAGGGCATTTAAAATTACAGGTTGGTGTCAAAGTATTAGAGGACCTCGATCTGGTGGTACTGTAGAAGGACTTCCTGCTCATACCTTTAATATAAGAGGTTATGAGGAGCTAAAGGTTCCTACTGAATTTGTTATACCAGATTATCGTGAGTTAGAATTTGCTAATGCAGGTTTTATGCCTTTTGTATATAAAAAAGGAACTTCTGAGGGCTGTTTCTTTAGTGTTAATTCATTAAAGATGGTTCAAGAATATAAAGATCCAAAAGATTCTGAAAACTCGCAATTAATAGCAAATATTTCTTACACATATTCTATTACTCGCTTAGCTCATTATATAAAAATGATAATGCGTGATCGTATTGGATCATCAGCTACAAAAGAGGCTATTACAAATACACTTTCTAGTTGGATTAATAGCTACGTTACAACAGTACCAAATCCTACTGACCTGACAAAAAGCTATTTTCCTTTTAAAGCTGCGGAAATATCTGTTGAGCCAATAGAAGGAAAAATCGGTTGGTATAAGGCAAATATTGCAATACTTCCACATGTTCAATTTGAAGGTATGGATGTTGAGTTAAGTGTTGATGCAAGACTTAACTCATAA
- a CDS encoding Frag1/DRAM/Sfk1 family protein: MKAEFNPKKLISITTISVAVLFLAIYFISIVNGHNKLCNPFISGCSDITHAGFYPFESYMLKAVLIPTATLMAIIFFFIKEWLIQISDYNRAIVKQGSFMLFLAAIGCVGLIIGTSVIDGDNTPLQFHIKCVSIFFVSMTICQVWYSIIEYKYSHKVNKKPIFIRYFCLAITAITSIASIFMAPTYENQSIIEWWGVYALVLWFWTFSINKKVVST, encoded by the coding sequence ATGAAAGCAGAGTTTAACCCAAAAAAACTTATATCTATAACTACTATTTCTGTAGCTGTACTTTTTTTAGCCATATACTTTATATCTATTGTTAATGGTCACAATAAGTTATGTAACCCTTTTATATCTGGATGTTCTGATATAACCCATGCAGGCTTTTATCCATTTGAATCATATATGCTAAAAGCTGTTTTAATACCTACAGCAACACTTATGGCTATTATTTTCTTTTTTATAAAAGAATGGCTAATCCAAATTAGTGATTATAACAGAGCTATTGTTAAGCAAGGTAGCTTTATGCTTTTTCTAGCAGCTATAGGCTGTGTGGGATTAATCATTGGTACCTCTGTTATTGATGGAGATAACACGCCTTTACAATTTCATATAAAGTGTGTTTCTATCTTTTTTGTATCTATGACTATCTGCCAAGTATGGTATAGCATAATTGAATATAAGTATTCTCATAAAGTTAACAAAAAACCTATATTTATTAGGTACTTTTGTTTAGCTATAACAGCAATCACCTCCATTGCTTCTATTTTTATGGCGCCAACATACGAAAATCAAAGTATTATTGAATGGTGGGGGGTGTATGCTTTGGTTTTGTGGTTTTGGACCTTTTCTATAAATAAAAAAGTAGTCTCTACTTAA
- a CDS encoding DUF4280 domain-containing protein → MSNFVVNNALLKCSFGTTPTPLTILPKGSLVKGQSQLAATINDHIPMVNIKPFGMCNSPSNPAGMGKPIVPTPCPCVPIIPSPWTPPATKTKVNGQPALLKNAICMCVWGGQISINTPGQMIITAK, encoded by the coding sequence ATGAGTAATTTTGTAGTAAATAATGCACTTTTAAAATGTTCTTTTGGTACTACACCAACTCCTTTGACAATATTGCCCAAAGGTTCATTAGTAAAAGGGCAAAGCCAGCTTGCAGCTACTATAAATGATCATATTCCTATGGTAAATATTAAACCATTTGGAATGTGTAATAGTCCCTCAAACCCAGCTGGAATGGGAAAACCAATAGTACCTACTCCATGTCCATGTGTTCCTATAATACCATCTCCATGGACACCACCAGCAACTAAAACAAAGGTTAACGGTCAACCAGCTTTGCTAAAGAACGCAATATGTATGTGTGTTTGGGGAGGTCAGATAAGCATTAATACTCCTGGACAGATGATTATTACGGCTAAGTAG
- the tssB gene encoding type VI secretion system contractile sheath small subunit has translation MAVNDEIPKSRLMLRYKTEVDGELKDKELPFRLLVVGDLSQGLSNDRKQDFDERKIRHMDGTIDSMMKDMNMELNISVANRITPTKSPNLDVKLKIDSMKSFQPGVIAESVPQLKSLIKLREMVQEFESTVDNNKGFRNLVKEILRDESTLEKIKQELPALESFKMVSEETTDKEVNVAKEEEK, from the coding sequence ATGGCTGTAAATGATGAAATACCTAAATCACGATTAATGCTTCGTTATAAAACAGAAGTTGATGGCGAATTAAAAGATAAAGAACTACCCTTTAGACTTCTCGTTGTGGGCGACCTTTCTCAAGGTTTATCAAACGATAGAAAACAAGATTTTGATGAAAGGAAAATACGTCATATGGATGGAACAATAGACTCTATGATGAAAGATATGAACATGGAGCTAAATATTTCTGTCGCAAACCGTATAACTCCAACTAAGTCTCCAAATTTAGATGTCAAGTTAAAGATTGATTCAATGAAATCTTTTCAGCCAGGAGTGATAGCTGAAAGTGTTCCTCAACTTAAGTCTTTGATCAAGCTAAGAGAGATGGTTCAAGAATTCGAATCAACAGTTGATAACAATAAAGGTTTTCGCAATTTAGTAAAGGAAATCTTAAGAGATGAATCAACCCTGGAAAAAATAAAACAAGAGCTTCCAGCTTTAGAATCTTTCAAAATGGTTTCAGAAGAAACTACTGATAAAGAGGTTAATGTAGCTAAAGAGGAGGAAAAGTGA
- the tyrA gene encoding bifunctional chorismate mutase/prephenate dehydrogenase, whose product MQKKICIVGGNGEMGQMSQYIFSKFLPEYKLTIFEENDWNNPKGKLANQDIVILSVPIYLTEKIIKKVIPYLSLGTILADYTSIKQEPLDAMLEYYDGPVVGLHPIFGPTIKHPEKQVIVVCDGRYQEQYKYFINDLAKIGFSIEKMTAKDHDKAMTFIQGIEHFSVYCLGMFLKHKNIDISKMLKLASPVYKMELNIVGRLFSQGPGLYADIIMSDENRQEAIAEFAEFVAENSKVITKGDKQAFIENFKAVKLWMGDFAEQAYKDSDRLLLKKKLSLLY is encoded by the coding sequence ATGCAGAAAAAAATTTGTATAGTTGGTGGTAATGGTGAAATGGGGCAGATGTCCCAATATATTTTTTCAAAGTTTTTACCAGAATATAAGCTTACTATTTTTGAAGAAAATGATTGGAATAATCCCAAAGGTAAGCTTGCTAACCAAGATATAGTTATACTATCTGTGCCTATATATTTAACCGAAAAAATCATTAAAAAAGTTATTCCATACCTCTCTTTAGGGACTATACTGGCAGACTATACAAGTATAAAACAAGAGCCTTTAGATGCTATGTTAGAGTATTATGATGGACCTGTGGTTGGACTACATCCAATTTTTGGACCAACTATAAAACACCCGGAAAAACAAGTGATTGTAGTTTGTGATGGTAGGTATCAAGAGCAGTATAAATACTTTATTAATGATTTAGCTAAAATTGGGTTTTCTATCGAAAAAATGACAGCTAAAGATCATGATAAGGCTATGACTTTTATTCAAGGGATCGAACATTTTAGCGTATATTGTTTAGGCATGTTTCTAAAACATAAAAATATCGATATCTCAAAAATGTTAAAACTAGCCAGTCCTGTATATAAAATGGAGCTAAACATAGTCGGTAGACTATTTAGCCAAGGACCAGGATTGTATGCCGATATTATTATGTCTGACGAAAATAGACAAGAAGCTATCGCTGAATTTGCTGAATTTGTTGCTGAAAATTCAAAAGTTATTACCAAAGGTGATAAACAAGCTTTTATAGAAAATTTTAAAGCTGTAAAACTATGGATGGGTGATTTTGCTGAGCAAGCCTATAAAGATAGTGATAGGTTATTGCTTAAAAAAAAATTAAGTCTTTTATATTGA
- a CDS encoding type VI secretion system protein IglI family protein has translation MVNNKVDVEIDSMNKATKELKKLFDTNQDWKVCKRSNLEVLNECTKLLENRSFQEVITKIIKYTQENRVLDIQLFCLYLQAYFNLNNSAGNFVSTLSILTEILDNYQLISPINKKSTIVLRSVIALINESNNAINYYYPDFLDKQLQQVKEFLEQVKEFLACNIQEVDLTDFNSAKNKLLITVSKYVLKENIQLNRENTDNEKDDISLVKLEKENRYSFYWTNLLLRVARFVSLANSLDDVVNKFELALLFDSIQTEIQDFNPIKYFPNEFQGFLNSVTPETYSQIQQIIENSKGSALWEFMLQKTQADIEINPGNKKINAGDFNIDDILQASSYKKHIENKHDEKINNYEVSQRNNDEDFSPDFNILDL, from the coding sequence GTGGTAAATAATAAAGTAGATGTTGAAATCGATAGTATGAATAAAGCAACTAAAGAGCTAAAAAAACTATTTGACACTAACCAAGATTGGAAAGTCTGCAAACGGTCTAATCTTGAGGTTTTAAATGAATGTACTAAGCTTTTGGAAAACCGAAGTTTCCAAGAAGTAATAACCAAGATTATTAAGTACACTCAAGAAAATAGAGTATTAGATATACAATTGTTTTGCCTTTATTTACAAGCTTATTTTAACCTAAATAACTCAGCTGGTAATTTTGTATCAACACTAAGTATTTTGACAGAAATATTAGATAATTATCAGCTGATCTCCCCTATAAATAAAAAAAGTACTATTGTATTACGTAGCGTTATAGCTTTAATTAACGAAAGTAATAATGCTATTAATTATTATTATCCTGATTTTTTAGATAAACAATTACAACAAGTTAAAGAGTTCTTAGAGCAAGTTAAAGAGTTTTTGGCTTGTAATATTCAAGAGGTTGATTTAACTGATTTTAATAGCGCAAAAAACAAACTCTTAATTACTGTTTCTAAATATGTCTTGAAAGAAAACATTCAACTTAACCGGGAAAATACTGATAATGAGAAAGATGATATCTCTTTAGTTAAGTTAGAGAAAGAAAATCGATATAGTTTTTATTGGACTAATCTTTTATTAAGGGTAGCTAGATTTGTCAGCTTAGCTAACTCATTAGATGATGTGGTGAATAAGTTTGAGCTAGCATTACTTTTTGATTCGATTCAAACCGAGATACAGGATTTTAATCCAATTAAATATTTTCCTAACGAATTCCAGGGCTTCTTAAATTCTGTTACACCTGAAACTTACTCTCAAATTCAACAGATCATAGAGAATAGTAAAGGCTCTGCTTTATGGGAGTTTATGTTACAGAAAACACAAGCTGACATTGAGATAAACCCTGGAAATAAAAAAATCAATGCTGGAGATTTTAATATAGATGATATTTTGCAAGCTTCTAGTTATAAAAAGCATATTGAAAACAAGCATGATGAAAAAATTAATAATTATGAAGTCTCACAACGAAATAACGATGAAGATTTTAGTCCAGACTTTAATATTCTGGATTTATGA